The Bacteroidetes bacterium SB0662_bin_6 genome includes a region encoding these proteins:
- a CDS encoding phytanoyl-CoA dioxygenase family protein, protein MSFNDLSRLHTVVSDLFSGMDPETHRLTAEQVAVFSEKGYVSGISLLNDEQIEALRAELQEFFDPGHEGHELWHEYHTNESGDPDNVLFHALGAWRIRPGFHDALWNPAFTVPAAQLLAGPVRFWHDQLFCKPARHGGVVAWHQDYSYWTRTQPLSHLTCWIGLDDATVDNGCICYIPGSHEWELLPITGLANDMEAIFQVLTEEQKEAFNPVSIELKAGEATFHHPLMVHGSHANRTARPRRAMVINVVRDGVHSATDEPLLDGVPTIGKGKALDGQFFPLLYDPSNP, encoded by the coding sequence GTCCCGCTTGCACACGGTCGTAAGCGACCTGTTTTCCGGCATGGATCCGGAGACGCACCGCCTGACCGCCGAGCAGGTCGCCGTTTTTAGCGAGAAGGGGTATGTGTCCGGAATTAGTCTTCTTAATGACGAACAGATCGAAGCGCTTCGGGCAGAATTACAGGAGTTTTTCGACCCGGGTCACGAGGGGCATGAGCTCTGGCACGAATACCATACCAACGAGTCCGGTGACCCGGACAACGTGTTGTTTCATGCCCTTGGCGCCTGGCGGATTCGCCCGGGATTTCATGACGCCTTGTGGAATCCGGCGTTTACCGTACCGGCGGCCCAGCTTCTTGCCGGTCCGGTCCGGTTCTGGCACGACCAGCTTTTTTGCAAACCCGCCCGACATGGCGGGGTGGTGGCATGGCATCAGGATTATTCGTATTGGACCCGCACACAGCCCCTGTCGCATCTCACCTGCTGGATCGGCCTCGACGACGCCACGGTTGATAACGGATGCATCTGCTACATTCCGGGGAGCCACGAATGGGAACTGCTTCCGATCACGGGGCTGGCGAACGACATGGAAGCTATTTTTCAAGTCCTGACCGAGGAGCAGAAGGAAGCGTTCAATCCTGTTTCGATAGAACTCAAGGCCGGGGAGGCGACCTTTCATCATCCCCTGATGGTGCATGGTTCCCATGCGAACCGGACGGCTCGCCCTCGGCGCGCCATGGTCATCAATGTAGTTCGGGACGGAGTGCACTCTGCTACCGACGAGCCGCTTCTCGACGGCGTCCCGACTATTGGTAAAGGCAAGGCGCTGGACGGCCAATTCTTTCCCCTTTTGTACGATCCTTCCAACCCATGA
- a CDS encoding Gfo/Idh/MocA family oxidoreductase encodes MKRIVSALLVALAAFISFAPAYGQEAAPLRLALARLTQDHVSWVFNRPDKTDIEIVGAYEPNAALRERFIERYDLDPGLFFTDLEDMLDEAAPEAVAAFGSIAEHVEVVEAAAPRGVHVMVEKPLAFAMEDALRMRALAEQHDIHVITNYETSWYPSMYAAQEAIADSALGPVRKMVIRDGHQGPAEIGVSAEFLEWLTDPAYNGGGALIDFGCYGANLATWLMGGEPPRTVTAVTQQIKPDIYPQVDDEATILLTWPHAQAIIQASWNWPFNRKDMHVYGRTGYLFAPHGTELRIRREGDAGERVHRLEPRPAPLDDPFSYLAAVVRGEVQVSGTDLSSLENNVTVVRILDAARESARTGRTVVLE; translated from the coding sequence ATGAAACGCATCGTATCCGCATTGCTCGTCGCGCTTGCGGCGTTTATTTCGTTTGCTCCTGCCTATGGTCAGGAGGCCGCCCCGCTGCGGCTCGCCCTTGCCCGCCTTACGCAAGACCATGTGTCCTGGGTATTCAATCGCCCCGACAAGACGGACATCGAAATTGTCGGCGCGTACGAGCCAAACGCCGCGTTGCGGGAGCGATTCATTGAGCGATACGATCTGGACCCGGGCCTTTTCTTTACGGACCTGGAGGACATGCTCGACGAGGCGGCTCCAGAAGCTGTTGCGGCTTTCGGTTCCATTGCCGAGCATGTAGAGGTGGTGGAGGCAGCGGCGCCGCGCGGCGTCCATGTCATGGTGGAGAAGCCGCTGGCGTTCGCCATGGAGGACGCGCTTCGCATGCGCGCCCTGGCCGAGCAGCACGACATTCATGTGATCACCAACTACGAAACGAGCTGGTATCCTTCCATGTACGCGGCGCAGGAAGCTATTGCGGACAGCGCGTTGGGCCCTGTTCGGAAAATGGTCATTCGGGACGGACATCAGGGGCCCGCGGAGATTGGAGTGAGCGCAGAATTTCTGGAATGGCTCACCGATCCGGCGTATAACGGCGGCGGGGCGCTTATCGATTTCGGGTGCTACGGGGCCAACCTTGCGACCTGGTTGATGGGGGGCGAACCGCCCCGGACGGTAACCGCCGTGACGCAACAGATCAAGCCGGACATCTACCCGCAGGTGGACGACGAGGCCACGATCCTGTTGACCTGGCCGCATGCGCAGGCGATCATTCAGGCCTCCTGGAACTGGCCGTTCAACCGCAAGGATATGCATGTCTACGGTCGAACGGGGTATCTTTTTGCGCCGCACGGGACGGAATTGCGCATCCGGCGGGAAGGCGACGCCGGGGAGCGCGTACATCGTCTGGAGCCGCGGCCCGCTCCGCTCGACGATCCGTTCAGCTATCTGGCCGCCGTGGTGCGCGGCGAGGTACAGGTTTCCGGCACCGACCTTTCTTCCCTGGAGAACAATGTAACCGTGGTGCGCATTCTCGACGCCGCCCGCGAGTCCGCCCGTACGGGCCGAACGGTGGTGTTGGAGTAG
- a CDS encoding PQQ-dependent sugar dehydrogenase → MPICCLVLLFLGASACGLGEFADPEPVPEEGELQLEEPFPALRFTRPVDFQIPGDGSGRIFVVEQAGVIKVFDNRSDIGSADTFLDIKDRVRDQGNEEGLLGLAFHPEFATNGYFFVDYTASDPRRTVVARYSVDPNDPDRALPGSETVILEVAQPYGNHNAGQIVFGPGDGYLYVTLGDGGSAGDPQDNSQDPTTLLGAILRIDVDGESPYAIPPDNPFAGNTEGYREEIYAYGLRNPWRISFDLPTGRLWAADVGQHRYEEVHIIEAGKNYGWDIIEGMHCYEPSTGCDQEGLEPPVWEYSHDFGISITGGFVYHGDLAPSLAGRYVFADYGTGRIWALAWDGAEAEVEEIMNTSLAISSFGVDAQQELYALAFNGRIYRFTEQSPDP, encoded by the coding sequence ATGCCGATCTGCTGCCTTGTCTTGCTGTTTCTTGGCGCTTCCGCATGTGGCCTGGGTGAGTTCGCGGATCCGGAACCTGTACCAGAAGAAGGCGAACTACAGCTTGAGGAGCCGTTTCCGGCGCTCCGTTTCACCCGTCCTGTGGATTTCCAGATACCGGGGGACGGCTCCGGCCGTATCTTCGTGGTCGAGCAGGCGGGGGTCATCAAGGTTTTCGATAATCGCTCCGATATCGGTTCCGCTGACACCTTTCTCGATATAAAGGACCGGGTTCGCGACCAGGGCAACGAAGAGGGATTGCTGGGTCTTGCATTTCACCCGGAGTTCGCCACGAACGGCTATTTCTTCGTGGATTACACCGCTTCCGATCCCCGGCGGACCGTGGTGGCCCGTTACAGCGTGGACCCGAATGATCCCGATCGCGCGCTGCCGGGAAGCGAGACGGTCATTCTCGAGGTAGCCCAGCCGTACGGCAATCATAATGCGGGGCAGATCGTGTTCGGCCCCGGTGATGGATATCTCTATGTAACCCTCGGGGACGGCGGCAGCGCCGGAGATCCGCAAGACAACAGCCAGGACCCCACTACCTTGCTGGGGGCCATCCTGCGCATCGATGTGGATGGGGAGTCGCCGTACGCGATTCCTCCGGACAATCCCTTTGCGGGCAACACGGAGGGCTATCGCGAGGAGATTTATGCGTATGGGCTGCGCAATCCCTGGCGGATCAGTTTCGACCTGCCGACCGGCCGTTTGTGGGCTGCCGATGTCGGGCAGCACCGGTATGAGGAAGTGCACATCATTGAGGCGGGGAAGAATTACGGATGGGACATCATTGAGGGGATGCACTGTTATGAGCCGAGTACGGGCTGTGACCAGGAAGGGCTGGAGCCTCCCGTGTGGGAATACTCGCACGATTTCGGTATTTCGATCACGGGCGGTTTCGTGTACCACGGAGATCTGGCGCCCTCGCTGGCGGGCCGGTATGTGTTCGCCGACTATGGAACGGGGCGCATCTGGGCGCTTGCATGGGACGGCGCCGAGGCGGAGGTAGAGGAGATTATGAACACCAGCCTTGCTATCTCGTCCTTTGGAGTCGATGCGCAGCAGGAACTGTACGCACTGGCTTTCAACGGCAGGATATACCGGTTCACGGAGCAATCTCCCGATCCGTAA
- a CDS encoding ABC transporter substrate-binding protein yields MGRRRGGGRGDYEHQPCYLVLWSRCAAGTVRTGFQRQDIPVHGAISRSVSCTCTHVARRAGHAYYAGHVSLRANAVTSYRLFPVSHTLRRIALLALIPIVWGCGSSSEGSGEDGATSSLEIAVVPKGTTHEFWKAIHAGAEKAAVEFGVDVIWQGPQKEDDRQLQIQVVQNLISRGVDAIVLAPLDSRSMARPVEAAVARGIPVVVIDSGLESEAQSSFIASNNYEGGRIGGQYLAEAIGGEGKVVLLRYQEGSASTTNRERGFLDALNEYAPDAELLIDNMYAGATMAKALQVSQNILNRFPEIDAIFTPNESATQGMLRALETSGRAGEVMLVGFDVNQILLDAMRDGKLHGLVVQDPVGMGYEGVKAAVSIVQGETIPERMDTRTILVTPYNIDDADIQELLHPDFERWLGN; encoded by the coding sequence ATGGGACGGCGCCGAGGCGGAGGTAGAGGAGATTATGAACACCAGCCTTGCTATCTCGTCCTTTGGAGTCGATGCGCAGCAGGAACTGTACGCACTGGCTTTCAACGGCAGGATATACCGGTTCACGGAGCAATCTCCCGATCCGTAAGTTGCACCTGTACGCATGTTGCCCGCCGAGCCGGGCATGCGTATTATGCAGGGCATGTATCCTTGAGGGCCAACGCCGTGACTTCCTATCGCCTTTTCCCCGTATCGCACACGCTTCGTCGAATTGCTCTTCTTGCGCTGATCCCCATCGTTTGGGGCTGCGGCTCTTCTTCCGAAGGGTCGGGGGAAGACGGTGCGACATCATCTCTCGAAATTGCTGTCGTGCCCAAGGGCACCACCCATGAGTTCTGGAAGGCCATCCATGCCGGCGCAGAGAAAGCGGCTGTCGAATTCGGCGTGGATGTGATCTGGCAGGGACCGCAGAAGGAAGACGATCGCCAATTGCAGATTCAGGTGGTCCAAAACTTGATCAGCCGGGGCGTGGATGCTATTGTGCTGGCGCCTCTCGATTCCCGCAGCATGGCGCGTCCGGTAGAGGCCGCCGTCGCCCGGGGCATTCCGGTGGTCGTCATTGATTCCGGACTGGAATCGGAAGCCCAATCCAGTTTCATTGCTTCGAACAACTACGAAGGGGGCAGGATAGGCGGGCAGTATCTTGCCGAAGCGATCGGCGGGGAAGGTAAAGTGGTGCTGTTGCGTTATCAGGAAGGGTCCGCAAGCACCACGAACCGGGAGCGCGGCTTCCTCGACGCACTGAACGAGTATGCCCCGGACGCCGAGTTGCTTATCGATAACATGTATGCGGGCGCCACAATGGCCAAGGCGCTTCAGGTCTCCCAGAATATTCTCAACCGCTTCCCGGAAATCGACGCCATCTTTACTCCCAACGAATCCGCCACGCAAGGTATGCTGCGCGCACTGGAAACGTCGGGGCGCGCAGGCGAGGTGATGCTGGTAGGGTTCGATGTCAACCAGATCCTGCTGGACGCCATGCGGGACGGGAAGTTGCACGGACTGGTGGTGCAGGACCCTGTAGGCATGGGGTACGAAGGCGTTAAGGCCGCGGTGTCCATTGTGCAGGGGGAAACCATCCCGGAACGGATGGATACGCGCACCATTCTTGTGACTCCCTACAACATAGACGACGCCGACATTCAGGAGTTGCTGCATCCCGACTTTGAACGCTGGCTCGGCAACTAA
- a CDS encoding sugar ABC transporter ATP-binding protein, whose translation MSSPVLRLEGIRKSFGPVHALRGVDLNVRAGEVHALVGENGAGKSTLMKILSGAYQPDAGSMTLYGEPYAPANPLDGRDAGISMIYQELVLAPHLTVEENVTLGAEHARRGWIRPRTREVEQVLRDLGQQGIAPDVRVSDLSIGKKQLVEIARALLFDARIVVMDEPTSSLAADDTQALFEAIGRMKEQGLAVIYISHFLEEVQEVCDCYTVLRDGEMISTGRVADTSIPRIIEDMVGRSVDELFPSSHHEIGDPLLDVSDLQGRQGLPDGVHFTLHRGEIMGISGLVGAGRSEMVRTLFGLEPARDGTLSIRGHDALRVAWMTPRAALDQGLDLLSENRKEEGLALNLSLVFNLTLSDLRRYSRAGFLQLARERRDGAHWIDVLRIRTGSIEQRADELSGGNQQKVCLARLLQQDNDILFLDEPTRGIDIGSKAEIYKLVHRLAEQGKAIVMISSYLPELLGVCDTLGVMHKGRLSTVRPIHEWTEHRIMQFATSGHDA comes from the coding sequence ATGTCATCTCCCGTGCTTCGCCTTGAGGGCATCCGAAAATCGTTCGGCCCTGTGCATGCGCTCCGGGGCGTGGACCTGAACGTACGGGCGGGCGAAGTGCATGCGCTGGTAGGCGAGAACGGCGCCGGGAAAAGCACGCTCATGAAGATACTGAGCGGCGCATACCAGCCCGATGCGGGAAGCATGACCTTGTACGGCGAGCCGTATGCGCCGGCCAATCCGCTGGACGGGCGCGATGCCGGCATCAGCATGATTTACCAGGAACTCGTGCTGGCGCCGCATCTGACTGTCGAGGAGAATGTGACTCTGGGCGCCGAACATGCGCGCCGCGGATGGATTCGCCCCCGCACTCGTGAAGTAGAACAGGTCCTGAGAGATCTTGGACAGCAGGGGATTGCGCCCGATGTCAGGGTAAGCGATCTGAGCATAGGCAAGAAGCAACTGGTCGAAATTGCCCGGGCGCTGCTCTTCGATGCCCGTATCGTGGTCATGGACGAACCCACGAGTTCCCTGGCTGCCGATGACACGCAAGCGTTGTTCGAGGCCATTGGCCGGATGAAAGAGCAGGGACTCGCTGTCATTTACATCAGCCATTTCCTCGAAGAAGTGCAGGAGGTGTGCGATTGCTACACCGTGCTGCGCGACGGAGAAATGATTTCCACCGGACGGGTCGCCGACACGTCCATCCCCCGCATTATAGAAGATATGGTGGGGCGGTCGGTGGATGAACTTTTTCCCTCCAGCCACCACGAGATCGGCGATCCGCTGCTGGATGTCTCCGATTTGCAGGGGAGGCAGGGACTTCCCGACGGGGTTCACTTTACGCTGCATCGCGGGGAAATCATGGGTATTTCCGGGTTGGTGGGCGCCGGGCGTTCCGAGATGGTGCGGACGCTTTTCGGGCTGGAGCCGGCCAGGGACGGCACGCTGTCCATCAGGGGCCATGATGCGCTGCGCGTTGCCTGGATGACTCCGCGGGCTGCGCTCGATCAGGGGTTGGACCTTTTGAGCGAAAACCGGAAGGAGGAGGGGCTGGCGCTCAATCTGTCCCTGGTTTTCAATCTGACCTTATCCGATCTGCGGCGCTACAGCCGGGCCGGGTTTCTGCAACTGGCCAGGGAACGCCGCGACGGAGCGCACTGGATTGATGTCCTGCGCATCCGAACCGGCTCCATCGAGCAGCGGGCCGACGAACTTTCGGGCGGAAACCAGCAGAAAGTGTGTCTGGCGCGCCTTCTGCAGCAGGACAATGATATTCTTTTCCTGGACGAACCGACCCGGGGTATCGATATCGGCAGCAAGGCCGAGATATACAAGCTCGTCCACCGTCTTGCCGAGCAGGGCAAGGCCATCGTGATGATCAGTTCGTACCTGCCCGAACTGCTGGGCGTATGCGACACGCTGGGGGTCATGCACAAGGGGCGGCTCTCGACCGTGCGCCCTATCCATGAATGGACGGAACACCGTATTATGCAATTCGCCACATCCGGACACGACGCATGA
- a CDS encoding ABC transporter permease, with protein MTKKRDYKAMLSELGPFLGLIFVFVLFTILTPSAFTSFYNIKTILTQSVIIGIAAYGTTFIIVSEGIDLSVGSQIALTTVIVATVLNLPASDPGLFYPLLALAAGVLACTGVGAFNGFIITKFRIVPFIVTLGTMQIVRGLAKWIGKEQTVATPSNWLTNLMLIDPSPSWLIFGPGVWLTLVLLFVSAVLLKYTVLGRYTFAIGSNEQTARLCGIKVDRMKIVIYALGGLLTGIAGVMQYSYLTVGDPTTAVGLELDIIAAVVIGGGSLSGGEGSVVGSIFGALIMAVLRNGSNMLGLPNYVQEIIIGTIIVGAVLVDQQKHRLRAAG; from the coding sequence ATGACGAAGAAACGGGATTACAAGGCCATGTTGTCGGAGCTCGGTCCCTTTCTCGGGCTGATCTTCGTATTCGTGTTGTTCACCATCCTGACGCCGTCCGCCTTCACGTCGTTCTATAATATCAAGACAATCCTGACGCAGAGCGTTATCATCGGGATTGCGGCGTACGGCACCACGTTCATTATCGTTTCGGAGGGCATCGATCTGAGCGTTGGTTCGCAGATTGCTCTGACGACGGTTATCGTGGCTACGGTGCTTAACCTGCCCGCGAGCGATCCGGGGCTTTTCTACCCGTTGCTGGCGCTGGCCGCCGGCGTGCTGGCCTGCACGGGAGTGGGCGCCTTCAACGGGTTCATCATCACGAAATTCCGCATCGTGCCCTTCATCGTCACGCTGGGAACGATGCAGATCGTGCGCGGCCTGGCCAAGTGGATCGGCAAGGAACAGACCGTCGCCACGCCGTCCAACTGGCTGACGAACCTCATGTTGATCGACCCCTCGCCGTCGTGGCTCATCTTCGGGCCCGGGGTGTGGCTTACGCTTGTGTTGCTTTTCGTTTCGGCGGTCCTGTTGAAGTATACCGTCCTGGGGCGGTATACCTTCGCTATCGGGTCCAACGAGCAGACGGCCCGCCTCTGCGGCATCAAGGTGGATCGCATGAAGATCGTGATCTACGCGCTGGGCGGCCTGTTGACCGGCATTGCCGGCGTCATGCAGTACAGCTACCTCACGGTCGGGGACCCGACGACCGCCGTGGGGCTGGAACTGGATATCATTGCCGCCGTGGTCATCGGGGGCGGTTCCCTGAGCGGCGGGGAAGGAAGCGTAGTGGGGTCCATTTTCGGGGCGCTTATCATGGCTGTCCTGCGCAACGGAAGCAACATGCTGGGCTTGCCGAATTACGTGCAGGAGATCATTATCGGCACCATCATTGTCGGAGCCGTACTGGTCGACCAGCAGAAACACCGGTTGCGGGCCGCGGGGTAA
- a CDS encoding 2,3-bisphosphoglycerate-independent phosphoglycerate mutase, translating into MDHRKRHILVILDGYGIAEDTSVSAIDHARKPFLDELFAAWPHARLEASGRPVGLPDGQMGNSEVGHMNLGAGRVVYQEITRIDKAIEDGDFFENEALLAAVRHAAERDSRLHLMGLFSDGGVHSSLGHLYALLRLAAQQGLTGDRVCVHAFTDGRDTDPHGGLGYARDFEENAREIGAGRIASVVGRYYAMDRDRRWERIKQAYDLLVHGEGKAFADAASALQASYQDGVTDEFVEVSLIQSDGPPSRVQSGDAVIFYNFRGDRARQMTRAFTDPEFDGFDRAPLSDLCFTLFSPYDETFDLPVAFPKVNLRRTLGEVIAAQGGAQLRIAETEKYAHVTYFFSGGREETFEGEDRILVPSPKVATYDLQPEMSAAGIARRAAEALAEEKYNFVCLNFANPDMVGHTGDFEAAVKAVEAVDAAARVVIEAAIAHGYSVSVIADHGNADRMRNPDGSPHTAHTTALVPHLIVREGFDGPIRDGKLGDVAPTILAILGEPIPEEMTGEVLV; encoded by the coding sequence GTGGATCACAGGAAGCGCCACATACTGGTTATTCTGGATGGCTACGGCATTGCCGAGGACACCTCGGTGAGCGCTATCGACCATGCCCGGAAACCGTTCCTTGACGAGCTTTTCGCCGCATGGCCTCATGCCCGTCTCGAAGCATCAGGTAGGCCGGTGGGTCTACCTGACGGGCAGATGGGAAACTCTGAAGTGGGTCACATGAATCTCGGGGCGGGCCGGGTGGTCTACCAGGAAATTACGCGCATCGACAAGGCGATCGAGGACGGCGATTTCTTCGAAAACGAGGCCTTGCTTGCAGCCGTGCGCCATGCCGCCGAAAGGGATTCGCGGCTGCATCTTATGGGGCTGTTTTCGGATGGCGGCGTGCATTCCTCCCTGGGCCATCTGTATGCCTTGCTGCGCCTTGCCGCGCAACAGGGATTGACCGGAGACCGGGTGTGCGTCCATGCCTTTACGGACGGCCGCGACACCGACCCGCACGGCGGCCTCGGGTACGCGCGTGATTTCGAGGAAAACGCGCGGGAAATCGGCGCGGGCCGGATCGCATCGGTCGTGGGGCGCTACTATGCAATGGACCGCGACCGGCGCTGGGAACGGATCAAACAGGCATACGACCTGCTTGTGCATGGAGAGGGCAAGGCATTCGCCGACGCTGCATCGGCCCTGCAGGCCAGCTACCAGGATGGGGTCACGGATGAATTCGTGGAAGTTTCGCTGATTCAGAGCGATGGGCCGCCTTCCCGCGTGCAAAGTGGCGATGCCGTCATTTTCTACAATTTCCGGGGCGACCGGGCCCGGCAAATGACCCGCGCCTTCACCGATCCGGAATTCGACGGCTTCGACCGGGCGCCGCTTTCGGACCTGTGCTTTACCCTGTTCTCGCCCTACGACGAAACCTTCGACCTGCCGGTCGCTTTTCCGAAAGTGAATCTGCGCCGTACGCTTGGCGAAGTCATTGCGGCGCAGGGAGGAGCCCAGTTGCGCATTGCGGAAACGGAGAAATACGCGCACGTCACCTATTTCTTCAGTGGAGGGCGCGAAGAAACCTTCGAGGGAGAAGACCGGATTCTGGTGCCTTCCCCGAAGGTGGCTACCTACGATCTGCAACCGGAAATGAGTGCCGCTGGAATAGCCCGCCGGGCCGCCGAGGCGCTCGCCGAAGAGAAGTACAACTTCGTGTGCCTGAATTTCGCCAATCCGGATATGGTCGGTCACACGGGGGATTTCGAGGCGGCGGTCAAAGCGGTCGAGGCGGTGGACGCCGCGGCGCGGGTGGTCATCGAAGCAGCGATCGCGCACGGCTATTCGGTGAGTGTCATCGCCGATCACGGGAACGCCGACCGGATGCGGAACCCGGACGGCAGCCCGCATACGGCGCACACGACGGCGCTCGTGCCCCATCTTATCGTCCGGGAGGGATTCGACGGCCCCATCCGCGACGGCAAACTCGGCGACGTGGCCCCCACCATCCTTGCCATCCTCGGCGAACCGATACCCGAGGAAATGACGGGAGAAGTGCTGGTGTAG